In uncultured Methanobrevibacter sp., a single genomic region encodes these proteins:
- a CDS encoding CTP synthase: MLLILGEVSLTKYIIITGGVVSSIGKGITSASMGRILRSYGLKVSAIKIDPYLNWDSGTLNPYQHGEVFVTHDGMETDLDLGHYERFLDVELDGMANITTGKVYESVIAKEREGGYLGECVQVIPHITNRIKEMIRANSESADYDVVLVELGGTVGDIESQPFLEALRQLRNEEGRENVMFVHVTFIPYLNAAGEFKTKPTQHSTKELRSVGINPDVIVCRSQVHIDDALLGKVAHFCDVDASAVVNTPDAGTIYEVPLVLEDKNIGELIVNRIGLDIEPDSSKLDEWRKIVESLRISDPEVTIGIVGKYVELEDSYISIRESLLHAAASIGVKANIKYLSSDVEELDKDALKEFDGILIPGGFGERGFEGKLDAVDYAIENNVPLFGICLGMQSMVTQFARRNGYANANSSEFDDDLEFPVIDMMEEQKKIKNMGGTMRLGSYDCKIIEGTKTYDAYGEIDIEERHRHRYEFNNDFRQDLQEKGLIISGTSPDDFLVEIVEIPNHPWAVGCQFHPEFKSRPNRPHPLFKAFLEAIYKFSKN; encoded by the coding sequence ATGTTATTAATATTAGGAGAGGTTTCATTGACAAAGTATATTATTATAACTGGTGGGGTTGTAAGTTCCATAGGTAAAGGAATCACTTCCGCATCTATGGGTAGAATATTAAGATCATACGGTTTAAAAGTTTCAGCTATTAAAATTGACCCTTATCTGAACTGGGATTCTGGAACACTCAATCCATATCAGCATGGTGAAGTATTCGTTACTCACGATGGAATGGAAACTGATTTGGATTTAGGTCACTATGAAAGATTTTTGGATGTTGAACTTGATGGAATGGCAAACATCACAACCGGAAAAGTATACGAATCCGTAATCGCTAAAGAAAGAGAAGGCGGATACTTGGGTGAATGTGTGCAGGTTATTCCGCATATAACTAATCGTATAAAAGAAATGATTAGAGCCAACTCTGAAAGTGCAGATTATGATGTGGTTCTGGTGGAACTTGGTGGTACCGTTGGAGATATTGAAAGTCAACCTTTCCTTGAAGCTTTAAGACAACTCAGAAACGAGGAAGGACGTGAAAACGTCATGTTTGTCCATGTTACATTTATTCCCTACCTAAATGCAGCTGGAGAATTCAAAACCAAACCTACCCAACACTCTACAAAAGAATTAAGAAGTGTTGGAATAAATCCTGATGTTATTGTATGCAGATCACAGGTCCACATTGATGACGCATTGCTTGGAAAAGTCGCTCACTTCTGTGATGTGGATGCAAGCGCTGTTGTAAACACTCCTGATGCAGGTACAATCTATGAAGTGCCTTTAGTTCTTGAAGACAAAAACATCGGTGAGTTGATTGTCAACAGAATCGGTCTGGATATTGAACCTGACTCATCCAAACTTGATGAATGGAGAAAAATTGTCGAATCTCTCAGAATATCTGACCCTGAAGTTACAATAGGTATTGTCGGAAAATATGTTGAACTGGAAGATTCATATATCAGTATCCGTGAATCACTGCTTCATGCTGCTGCAAGCATTGGTGTTAAAGCTAATATAAAATATTTAAGTTCAGATGTTGAAGAACTTGACAAGGATGCATTAAAAGAGTTTGACGGTATTCTCATTCCTGGAGGATTTGGAGAACGTGGTTTTGAAGGCAAATTGGATGCAGTTGATTACGCAATTGAAAATAATGTTCCTTTATTCGGAATCTGTCTTGGAATGCAGTCAATGGTAACTCAGTTTGCAAGAAGAAACGGTTATGCTAATGCAAACAGCTCTGAATTTGATGATGATTTAGAATTCCCTGTTATTGATATGATGGAAGAGCAAAAGAAAATCAAAAACATGGGTGGAACTATGCGTTTAGGTTCATATGACTGTAAAATCATTGAAGGAACTAAAACTTATGATGCTTACGGTGAAATCGATATTGAAGAACGTCACAGACACAGATATGAATTCAACAACGATTTCAGGCAAGACTTGCAGGAAAAAGGTTTAATAATTTCCGGAACCAGTCCTGATGACTTTTTAGTTGAAATTGTAGAAATTCCAAATCATCCATGGGCTGTTGGATGTCAGTTCCATCCTGAATTCAAATCAAGACCTAACAGGCCTCATCCATTATTTAAAGCATTTTTAGAAGCTATTTATAAGTTTTCTAAAAATTAA
- a CDS encoding prepilin peptidase, whose translation MNFSVVFLIQIIVIILFSILASIYDVRKGFVPDRLNYFLIIFGVSSNLILTLFTSNVKYVLASIISMVITYVIAYMLWQLHMWGGGDVKLFTSIATVIPFGLNGEFFNVFPLLSIYPFAFTVIFNSILVSFPFLVIFTTHLILKNKAVKNNVDLLVNVFNYQSLRTLIKTTLNKTVMVKDLKEGMIVNKYSFNDEHICELIKESEGNLKVYDSPDDNYKYYFKSKSAGGLTDKDVTLLKLLCLQKFIAKSVCVKISFPFTPSILVGLIIALSFGDLMMLITKHFVLVI comes from the coding sequence ATGAATTTCAGTGTAGTTTTTTTAATTCAGATTATAGTCATAATTTTATTTTCCATTCTGGCATCAATTTACGATGTTAGGAAGGGTTTTGTTCCCGACAGGTTAAATTATTTTTTGATAATTTTTGGTGTATCTTCGAATTTAATTTTAACATTATTTACAAGTAATGTTAAATACGTTTTAGCTTCAATTATTTCAATGGTTATCACCTATGTTATAGCTTATATGTTATGGCAATTGCATATGTGGGGTGGTGGTGATGTAAAATTATTCACTTCAATCGCTACAGTTATACCATTTGGTTTAAATGGGGAATTTTTCAATGTTTTTCCTCTGCTGTCAATTTACCCATTTGCATTTACGGTAATATTTAACAGCATTCTGGTTTCATTTCCTTTTCTGGTTATATTTACAACCCATTTGATTCTAAAAAACAAAGCTGTTAAAAATAATGTTGATTTGCTGGTAAATGTCTTTAATTATCAGTCTTTAAGGACGCTTATAAAAACAACACTTAATAAAACTGTCATGGTAAAAGATCTTAAAGAGGGAATGATTGTAAACAAGTACAGTTTTAATGATGAGCATATCTGTGAACTTATAAAAGAGTCAGAGGGCAATTTAAAAGTTTATGATAGTCCTGATGATAATTATAAATATTATTTCAAATCAAAAAGTGCAGGTGGTCTCACTGATAAGGACGTGACTCTCCTGAAGCTTTTATGCCTTCAGAAATTTATCGCAAAATCAGTTTGTGTAAAAATTTCATTTCCGTTTACTCCTTCAATCCTCGTAGGGCTTATTATTGCATTGAGTTTCGGTGATTTGATGATGCTGATTACAAAACATTTTGTGCTGGTGATATGA
- a CDS encoding class III signal peptide-containing protein, with protein sequence MLDDRGQVSLEYILIFAVSLIILIAFTMPFLNETMSDTFDVSDSLKTKVDLSKIADAIKHVYGEGEGSKQTVSIDVYKPVKIDVSNNQISSKIKLNNNQYKVEKINVHSKLKTGTFKLNKGKNSLVVEWPVGNENMILYAV encoded by the coding sequence ATGCTGGATGACAGAGGACAGGTGTCTTTGGAGTATATTCTGATATTTGCAGTATCTCTGATAATTTTAATTGCATTTACAATGCCTTTTTTAAATGAAACAATGTCAGATACATTTGATGTTAGCGATTCTTTAAAAACAAAGGTGGATTTGTCTAAAATAGCAGATGCGATTAAACATGTTTACGGTGAGGGTGAAGGATCAAAGCAGACAGTAAGCATTGATGTTTATAAGCCGGTTAAGATTGATGTTTCGAATAATCAGATTTCATCAAAAATTAAGTTAAATAATAATCAGTATAAAGTGGAAAAAATAAACGTTCACTCCAAATTAAAAACAGGCACATTTAAACTTAACAAGGGAAAAAATTCTTTAGTTGTTGAATGGCCTGTAGGAAATGAAAACATGATATTGTATGCTGTTTAG
- a CDS encoding TIGR00289 family protein, which yields MNACVLFSGGKDSTMALYYALKEGEDVRYLLSMKSRNDESYMFHVPNIHVTDLLAEALDIPIMSVETDGIKEEELKDLKQAFENLKKLGVECIYTGALYSQYQKSRIEKLGSEVGLKIISPYWHVDELEYMREIVSLGFKIIISGVAAWGLDESWLGRIIDDEAIDELVGLNEKYYVDIAFEGGEAETLAVDGPIFKKRLKIIKDRKEWHRDSGVYIIEDAILEEK from the coding sequence ATGAATGCTTGTGTATTGTTTTCGGGCGGAAAGGATAGTACAATGGCACTGTATTATGCTTTAAAAGAGGGAGAAGATGTCAGATATCTTCTTTCCATGAAATCCCGCAATGATGAATCATATATGTTTCATGTTCCGAACATTCATGTAACCGATTTGCTTGCAGAAGCCCTTGATATTCCGATAATGTCTGTTGAAACTGACGGAATTAAGGAAGAGGAACTCAAGGATTTGAAGCAGGCATTTGAAAACCTTAAAAAATTGGGTGTGGAATGCATATACACAGGCGCACTTTACTCACAATATCAAAAATCAAGAATAGAAAAACTTGGAAGTGAGGTAGGTTTAAAGATCATTTCTCCATACTGGCATGTTGATGAACTGGAGTATATGAGAGAAATTGTTTCTTTAGGCTTTAAAATAATCATCAGCGGTGTTGCCGCATGGGGTTTGGATGAATCCTGGCTTGGAAGAATAATCGACGATGAAGCAATTGATGAGCTTGTAGGGCTCAATGAAAAATATTATGTTGACATTGCTTTTGAAGGCGGTGAAGCCGAAACTTTAGCCGTTGACGGACCTATTTTTAAAAAGAGATTAAAAATTATAAAAGATAGAAAAGAATGGCACCGTGACAGTGGTGTTTACATTATTGAAGATGCCATTTTGGAAGAAAAATAA
- a CDS encoding AAA family ATPase, translated as MQVMGISGLPGSGKALVSEMATERGAIIVSMGDIIREEAKKRGESTKETAVNLRKEFGNDIVSELTIKKIKKLEEDENNKLIIIEGIRSLHEVEMFKENFSDFFILSIFANETLRFERLKIRNREDDSQDYEGFHKRDVTELGFGIGDVVALSDKLIINESDMESYREKVDEFLNDIGL; from the coding sequence ATGCAAGTAATGGGTATATCAGGTTTACCTGGATCTGGAAAAGCTTTAGTTTCTGAAATGGCAACCGAAAGAGGCGCAATTATCGTCAGTATGGGCGACATTATACGAGAAGAAGCCAAAAAAAGAGGAGAAAGTACAAAGGAAACCGCAGTCAATTTGAGAAAGGAATTTGGAAATGACATCGTTTCCGAACTGACAATCAAAAAGATTAAAAAACTGGAAGAAGATGAAAACAACAAGCTTATAATAATTGAAGGAATAAGAAGCCTGCATGAAGTGGAAATGTTTAAGGAAAACTTCAGCGATTTCTTTATTCTGTCAATCTTTGCAAATGAAACTCTCAGATTTGAAAGGTTGAAAATAAGAAACAGAGAAGATGACTCCCAGGATTATGAAGGTTTCCATAAAAGGGATGTGACCGAACTGGGTTTCGGAATCGGAGATGTTGTTGCACTTTCAGATAAGCTCATCATCAATGAAAGCGATATGGAAAGCTACAGAGAAAAAGTTGATGAATTTTTAAATGATATCGGACTGTAG
- a CDS encoding phosphopantothenate/pantothenate synthetase gives MIPKSHPRYESLLLRDKIVKASKEGYLADSAMIAHGRGEAFDYLIGETTVYPAKRAMYVAVAALLLSNNPVISVNGNATALAIDEMIDLAKVLNAKIEINLFYRTDERVRLLTKLYKDHGYPEILGSLDDDIEYLNDIPNNRASASKTGIYTADTILIPLEDGDRAEILKKSGKNIITIDLNPLSRTSKMSDVSIMDNIVRAIPFMTKIAEDLKTQKREDLMEMVNEFDNDENLKESLEHIKRGL, from the coding sequence ATGATACCAAAATCTCATCCACGTTATGAATCATTATTGCTTAGAGATAAAATCGTTAAAGCTTCAAAGGAAGGTTATCTTGCAGATTCTGCAATGATTGCCCATGGAAGAGGAGAAGCTTTTGATTATTTAATTGGAGAAACCACAGTTTACCCTGCAAAAAGAGCAATGTACGTTGCCGTTGCAGCATTACTTTTATCAAATAATCCAGTTATTTCAGTCAATGGAAATGCAACAGCTTTAGCCATTGATGAAATGATTGACTTAGCCAAAGTACTTAACGCTAAAATTGAAATAAATCTTTTTTACAGGACTGATGAGAGAGTAAGACTACTTACAAAATTATACAAAGACCATGGATATCCTGAAATTCTGGGCAGTCTGGATGACGACATAGAATATTTAAACGATATCCCTAACAATCGTGCATCAGCCAGTAAAACAGGAATATATACCGCCGACACAATTTTGATTCCTCTTGAAGATGGAGATCGAGCAGAAATACTTAAAAAAAGTGGAAAAAATATAATTACCATTGATTTAAACCCTCTTTCAAGAACTTCAAAAATGTCAGATGTTTCAATAATGGACAATATAGTGAGGGCCATTCCTTTTATGACAAAAATAGCCGAAGACTTAAAGACACAGAAAAGAGAAGATTTAATGGAAATGGTTAATGAATTTGATAATGATGAAAATCTTAAAGAAAGTTTAGAACATATTAAAAGAGGGTTATGA
- a CDS encoding ribonuclease H-like domain-containing protein — protein sequence MTGYDEMEMYLRKVLSNSISSANPSKEAKQKARKLSPSYFEDYKQRLLNEWSGKNVEDIDNSEVISTSFGDTLRITHEEKIDFKISDNDFKNQINRNLKLLPKIGLKTEQNLKNKGYTTIESLKNHDRYADIATKFASRIEDMSYAEIIDLLDTNRYSKKCRDNIIKSISLTDKENFKFMDIETLGLSNVPLILIGVAEIKKDKIITSQYFLRRIYEEPAAIEAYLSHLDEDSVHVTFNGKSFDVPFIRNRCLYNRVRLDYRLPHLDLMYFAKNLWSDNLPNCRLQTIEKELFGIERQGDVPGQFIPGYYNTYISQDNIGPIVPIIEHNRQDIVSLAYFLEKMYEDVN from the coding sequence ATGACAGGCTATGACGAAATGGAAATGTATCTAAGAAAAGTTCTTTCAAATTCGATTTCTTCTGCAAATCCTTCCAAGGAAGCTAAACAAAAGGCGAGAAAACTTTCACCATCTTACTTTGAAGATTACAAGCAAAGGCTTCTAAATGAGTGGAGCGGTAAAAATGTGGAGGATATTGATAACTCTGAAGTTATTTCAACTTCCTTTGGAGATACATTAAGGATAACTCATGAAGAAAAAATCGATTTTAAGATTTCAGACAATGATTTTAAAAATCAAATCAACAGAAATCTTAAACTGCTTCCTAAAATCGGTTTGAAAACCGAGCAAAATCTTAAAAATAAAGGATACACAACAATAGAATCCTTGAAAAATCATGACAGGTATGCAGATATCGCCACCAAGTTTGCAAGTCGGATTGAGGATATGTCATATGCTGAAATCATTGACCTGTTGGATACTAATCGTTATAGCAAAAAATGCAGAGACAATATAATCAAATCAATAAGTCTGACAGATAAGGAGAACTTCAAATTTATGGATATTGAGACATTAGGTCTTTCCAATGTTCCATTGATACTGATAGGTGTTGCAGAAATCAAAAAAGATAAAATAATTACTTCACAATACTTTTTAAGACGTATTTATGAAGAGCCTGCAGCTATCGAGGCATATCTTTCCCATCTCGATGAGGACTCTGTACATGTCACATTCAACGGAAAAAGCTTTGATGTGCCTTTTATCAGAAACCGGTGTTTATATAATCGGGTCAGGCTTGACTACAGGCTGCCTCATTTGGATTTAATGTATTTTGCAAAAAACTTATGGTCTGATAATCTTCCAAACTGCAGACTGCAGACTATTGAAAAAGAACTTTTCGGTATTGAAAGGCAGGGTGATGTTCCAGGACAGTTCATTCCCGGATACTACAATACCTACATATCACAGGACAATATCGGGCCAATAGTTCCGATTATAGAGCATAACCGTCAGGATATTGTTTCATTAGCATATTTTCTGGAGAAAATGTATGAGGATGTAAATTAA
- a CDS encoding HEAT repeat domain-containing protein — protein MGFFDRFKNKEEKKQKADIPDESQIDPEQLALKEIAVNSKDRNQRAIAADSITDQYVALDIAKNVKDRAIRLIAANKLKDESLLWDAAENSKFFDVRSFAYERLGENNKSISEIVKNTKKNRNVDEIFEKIVDEETLEDIAINAIDKNYRRLSLEKIESPEILYNLVFKANDTSIRKSAINKDKFVSEDILQKVAIEDKDEAVKIAAVKKIKNEETLAKIAINEDNAKIRSLIFTKIENVGILKNIALDSDKSDVRLDIVNKLDDEELLTQIALNDCDKIVRSEAAKKLTDEKVLLDIINNDDDRFVRQIAVKNINNTQELINIALNDEDQFVRNHAMSNPALNDEKDFTYIAINTTHEEVALQAMEHITDENNFIDILKNAKLDNIRKSTLDNIDDLETLIRIVLANEDEEFSLKALNKIKVEKCLIKIYDQGISEKISVRAVSLIRNQKELTKIAQNDDSWRVREAACKKIVSKKVLKDISISDENEYVRAVAKKRMKL, from the coding sequence ATGGGATTTTTTGACAGATTTAAAAATAAAGAAGAAAAAAAGCAAAAAGCAGATATTCCGGATGAATCACAGATTGACCCGGAACAGCTGGCTTTAAAGGAAATAGCAGTCAACAGTAAAGACAGAAATCAAAGAGCAATCGCAGCAGACAGCATAACTGACCAGTATGTTGCACTTGATATAGCAAAAAATGTTAAAGACCGTGCTATCAGACTTATAGCAGCAAATAAGCTTAAGGATGAATCTCTTTTATGGGATGCTGCTGAAAACTCAAAATTCTTTGACGTTAGAAGTTTTGCCTATGAAAGGCTGGGTGAGAACAACAAATCAATATCTGAAATCGTGAAAAATACAAAGAAAAACAGGAATGTTGATGAAATATTTGAAAAGATTGTTGATGAAGAAACTCTCGAAGACATAGCAATCAATGCAATCGATAAAAATTACAGAAGGCTGTCTCTGGAAAAGATAGAAAGTCCTGAAATTTTATACAATCTGGTTTTTAAGGCCAACGATACATCAATTAGAAAATCCGCAATAAACAAGGATAAATTTGTAAGCGAGGACATTCTTCAAAAGGTAGCTATTGAAGATAAGGACGAAGCAGTTAAAATTGCTGCTGTCAAAAAGATTAAAAATGAGGAAACACTTGCAAAGATTGCAATAAATGAGGATAACGCCAAAATAAGATCACTGATATTTACAAAAATAGAAAATGTGGGCATCCTTAAAAATATAGCTTTGGATTCTGATAAATCTGACGTAAGGCTGGATATTGTAAATAAACTGGATGATGAGGAATTGTTAACACAGATTGCCTTAAACGACTGCGATAAAATTGTCAGAAGTGAAGCTGCTAAAAAACTCACAGATGAAAAGGTTTTACTTGATATAATCAACAACGATGATGACAGGTTTGTAAGACAGATTGCCGTTAAAAACATTAATAATACTCAGGAATTAATAAACATTGCATTAAATGATGAAGACCAGTTTGTAAGAAACCATGCTATGTCCAATCCTGCTTTAAATGATGAAAAAGATTTTACATATATTGCAATCAATACAACTCATGAAGAAGTGGCGCTCCAGGCAATGGAACACATAACTGATGAGAATAATTTCATTGATATTCTAAAAAATGCAAAGTTGGATAATATTAGAAAATCCACATTGGATAACATTGACGATTTGGAAACATTAATCAGAATAGTTCTTGCAAATGAGGATGAGGAATTCTCACTGAAAGCATTGAATAAAATCAAAGTTGAAAAATGCCTTATTAAAATATATGATCAGGGAATATCTGAAAAAATCTCTGTCAGAGCAGTTTCATTAATAAGAAATCAGAAGGAATTGACTAAAATCGCTCAAAACGATGACTCATGGAGAGTCAGGGAAGCGGCCTGTAAAAAAATAGTAAGTAAAAAAGTATTAAAGGACATATCCATTTCCGATGAAAACGAATATGTCAGAGCAGTGGCCAAAAAAAGAATGAAATTATAA
- a CDS encoding ferredoxin has product MANIEKIFFSPSSTTKKVVEEIANNFSYKKESFDLLNFNSEKEFSSDDIAVVGMPVFAGRIPKTARERLEKIKGDNTPAIAVVNYGNAHVTDALLELVDLLKENSFNVVAAASTVSHHSIFDGVAVGRPDFDDLEKINDFAKKCAEKIKSGEGLSSEIPGNRPYVDYKQLPFTVSCDETLCAFCYDCVSACPENAIPDDDPIDTDLDLCSRCSACIHICPEDARMFSGEAFEAKKPEFENANSERKEPEFYL; this is encoded by the coding sequence ATGGCAAATATAGAAAAAATATTTTTCAGTCCTTCATCTACAACTAAAAAAGTGGTTGAGGAAATTGCAAATAATTTCAGTTACAAAAAAGAGAGTTTTGATTTATTGAATTTCAACAGCGAAAAAGAGTTTTCATCTGATGACATTGCTGTAGTGGGAATGCCTGTTTTTGCAGGAAGAATACCTAAAACCGCAAGAGAAAGATTGGAAAAAATCAAAGGAGACAACACACCTGCAATTGCTGTTGTAAACTATGGTAATGCTCATGTTACAGATGCCCTTCTTGAGTTAGTGGATTTGCTTAAAGAAAACAGCTTCAATGTTGTTGCCGCAGCTTCAACCGTCAGTCACCATTCAATCTTTGATGGTGTTGCAGTTGGAAGACCTGATTTCGATGATCTTGAAAAGATTAATGATTTTGCTAAAAAATGCGCAGAAAAAATCAAATCAGGTGAAGGTTTAAGCTCTGAGATTCCTGGAAACAGACCTTATGTGGACTACAAACAGTTACCATTTACCGTAAGCTGTGATGAAACATTATGCGCATTCTGTTATGACTGTGTTTCAGCATGTCCTGAAAATGCAATTCCGGACGATGATCCGATTGATACTGATTTAGACTTATGCTCAAGATGCAGCGCATGTATTCATATCTGTCCTGAAGATGCCAGAATGTTTTCAGGAGAAGCTTTTGAAGCCAAAAAGCCTGAATTTGAAAATGCAAACAGTGAGAGAAAAGAACCTGAATTTTACTTATAA